GAGTAGAGTACTATGGCGGCAGGAAAAATTATGGTAGTTGACGATGACCAGAACATCTGCGAGCTGCTGCGGCTGTATTTGGAAAAGGAAGGCTTTCATGTGGCAATTGCCAATGACGGCAAAAAGGCGGTGGACCTGTTCGATGCGGAAAACCCGGACCTGATCCTTCTGGACATTATGCTGCCGGAGCTTGACGGCTGGCAGGTTTGTCGTGAGATCCGCAAAAAGTCGCAGTGCCCGATCATTATGCTCACAGCGAAGGGCGAGGTGTTTGATAAGGTGCTGGGTCTGGAGCTGGGTGCGGATGACTACGTGGTAAAGCCCTTTGAAGCCAAGGAGGTTGTGGCCCGCATTAAGGCGGTGCTGCGCCGCGTGGGAAAGAATGGCGACGAGCTGATTAAGGAAGTGAAGTTCGACAAGCTTTCGATTAACCTGACGAACTATGAGCTGCGTGTAAACGGCGTACAGGTGGACACGCCCCCAAAGGAAATGGAGCTGATTTACCACCTGGCAAGCAACCCGAACCGTGTGTTTACGCGCGACCAGCTGCTCGACGAGGTGTGGGGCTTCGACTATTACGGCGATTCCCGCACGGTAGACGTACACGTAAAGCGTCTGCGCGAAAAGCTGGAGGGCGTTTCAGAAAAATGGGCCTTGAAAACCGTTTGGGGCGTAGGCTATAAATTCGAGGTTAAGGAATAAGCGGCACCGTGTTTCTCGGTGGCGGCAAGAACGTCTTTCGCCCCCCTACACGGGGAGCGTGGATTACAATGGAGAAGGGGCGTCTTGCGGAGTGAAAAAAACTCTGTTTAAAAAATATCTGCGGATCACTCTGCTGATTATTTTTGTCAGCTTTATCTTTCTGGGTGTTGTGATGATCACCTTTATTTCTCGTTACTGGCAGGATGAAAAGCGGGAGCTGCTGAGCAAAAATGCCCAGAGCGTGGCGGCTGTGGCATCAGAAAGCGTCATCATGATTCAGGACAACCAGTACATGGTGGACGGCAAACGCATGCAGGCGTTTATCTCCGCGTTTTCGGTGAACATTGACGCGGATATTTTCGTGACTGATAAAAACGGAGCCCGATTGCTTTCGGCCTATACCGGCAGCGGAGATGTGGGCGACGGAACTGTGAGTTCGGACATCATGAATCAGGTGATGAAGGGCGGCTACATTGGCACCGGAACGATTAAGGGGATTTATCAGCAGCCCCACTATATTGTAGGTGTGCCTATTCAGGTGACGGGTGACAATGGCACAACGGTGACGATTGGCGCGGTGTTTACCGCCTCTAATATTTATTCCCTTCAGGTGTACCGCACCGAGGCGCTGCGGATGTTCCTGATTGCGGCGGCGGTGGTCTTTATGCTGTCGTTCGTGATGGTCTGGTTGTTTTCGTACCGGTTGGTGCGGCCCCTTCATGAAATGTCGTTGGCGGCGCACAGCTTTGGTGAGGGGAATTTTTCAGTGCGTGTTCCGGTGACGAGCAACGACGAAATCGGCCAGCTGGCGCTGGCTTTTAACAATATGGCGGCATCGCTGGCTTCCGGCGAAACGGTGCGCCGCAACTTTATTGCCAATGTGTCTCATGAGCTGAAAACACCGATGACGACCATTGCCGGGTTTATCGATGGCATTCTGGACGGGACAATCCCGCCGGAGCAGCAGGAAAAATACCTGAAGATCGTTTCTACCGAGGTGAAGCGCCTGTCGCGCCTGGTGCGCACAATGCTCGACCTTTCGCGCATTGATAACGGTGAGCTGAAGCTGCGACCGGGACGTTTTGATCTGACAAACACCATTCTTTCGGCCCTGCTTTCGTTTGAAAAGGCGATTGAGGATAAGCACCTGGAGGTGCGCGGACTGGAGGATGCAGAAAGCCTGTTTGTGGACGGCGACCCGGACATGATTCATCAGGTGATGTATAATCTGATTGAAAACGCCGTAAAGTTTACCAACGAGGGCGGTTACATTGAGATTCATGTGGAGGACAAAGCCGACCGGAATTTGGTACGGGTGAAGAACAGCGGCGCCGGCATCCCGGCCGACGAGGTCGACATGATCTTCGAGCGCTTTTATAAAACGGACAAATCGAGAAGCTACGATAAAAACGGAATGGGACTGGGACTGTATATCGTCCGTACCATCATCGGGCTGCATGGCGGCGAGATTGCGGTTGCAAGCGTGGAAAATGAATACTGTGAATTCCAGTTCTGGCTGCCCAAAAACAAAGAGAAGCAGATCAAAGCTGAGGCCGAGGATGCACTGTTTAAAGAGCTTCCGAAGGATAAAAAAGAACCGAAGGGGTAGACCATTTTACTGGGGGGGTTACGTATGGACGATTTTCAATGGAAAAAACCTGACGGACTGGGAGAGACCGACGAAGCGGAGCGACCCCGGGAACCAAAGCCGGATGCTTCGGAAGGGCTTTATCCGCAGGGAGAGGTGCATTCTGAAAGTGCGGCGGAAGAGGAAAACAATCCTCCACAGGGCAGCTTGCCGAATTTGGAGCGGACAGATTCGGAATTGCCCGGTGATGATTTGAGTCGGGAGTCGGGATCGGATACTGCCGATAGCGCTTCTAACGAAGAAAACCAATCAGCAGAAAACCGTGAACCGGACACAGACGGAGTAGCCGCCGGGTCAGAAGATGCACCGGCGGAAAGCCCGGTTGCGGGAGTGGATTCCAAGATTCCGGAGGAACCGCAGGAGAACCCGGCCCCAGAACAGGAAAATTCTGTGCCGGGCCAGCGGGTACCGCCTTATGGCCCTTATGGTTCCGCACAGAGTGGGGAACAGCAGAGCCCGCCACCGGGCCAGTGGGTGCCGCCCTACAGCCCCTATGGTTCCGCGCAGAACGGAGAACAGCAAAACCCCACACCGGGCCAGCCTCCACAATATCCTTATGGGGTGCCTCCAAATGGGTGGCAGCAGTACCCGGGTTACCCGCCATACCCACCGTACGGTTACCCGCCCTATCCGCCGCAGGGGCAGCAGCCGCCGTTTGGGTACCAGCCCCCGCGTGTTTATGCTCCTTATGGGCAGGGCGTGGGCGGGGAGCCGTTTCGTCAGCCGGAATATACCCCAAAGCCGCCGAAGAGCAGAGGGTACCGTCTGTTTGTTGGCGCACTCGCGACTTTGACAGTGATCTTTGTGCTTGGATTTTTCAGCTTCAGCGTCTATACGGCGCTTTTACCGGAGCAAAACGGTTCTTCCTCGTCCTCCGAACAGCCGGAGGAACCCTCCGAGGCGCCGCCGGAATCCGGTTCGTCTTCGCAGAGTACGGACGACGCGGAGCCTGCACCCACCGGAACGCTGGCCGACCCGGGTTTCGCGGGGCTGAAGATTACTTCGACCGCTTCGGGCGGGGAACGCACCGCCAAGGATATTTACGCGAAGGTATCGCCTTCCATTATCGGTGTGGTTTGCGAAACGCAGGAGGGTACCAGCTCCGGTTCGGGGATTATCTGCCGTGCGGATGGCTATATCATTACGAATTCGCATGTGATTACGGACTCGAAAAGTCATTTGAAGCTGCGCGTAATTCTGCATGACAACAGCCAATATAATGCGGCGGTGGTCGGTTTTGACAAGACGACCGATCTGGCTGTTTTGAAAATTGAAGCGAAAAATCTGCCTGTGGCCACCTTCGGTGATTCCGATGCGCTGGCCGTCGGCGATTGGGTACTCGCAATCGGCAACCCCGGCGGAATGACCTTTGCCAGCTCGCTGACCCGCGGTGTTGTTTCGGGACTCAACCGTTCGGTGGGTTACAGCGACAAGGCAAATATGACGTATATTCAGACCGACACAGCCATCAGCCCCGGAGCCTCCGGCGGTGCGCTGCTGAACCTGTATGGGCAGGTGGTTGGTGTAAACACCTCAAAGCTGGTGGCGGAGGGCTATGAGGGGATGGGTTTTTCCATTCCGATTGCGCGCGCCAAAAGCATTGTGGATAACCTAATTCAGAACGGGTATGTGTCCGGGCGGGCGCGTCTGGGGATCGGCGCGAATGAGGTTACCAGCTTGCAACAGCAGCTGGGCTGGCCTCAGGGTGTGATCATTGTCGCGATTGATTCTGAAAGCGCGTTTCAGGGTACCGAGGCGAAAGTAAACGACATTATTACAAAGGTGGATGGTACGTCGATTTCCACCATGACGGAGCTGTACCAGAAGCTGGGTCTGCACAAGCCGGGAGATACGATGAAGATGACGATCTACCGACCGGGTGCGATTGGCCAGCAGGGCAAGTCCTTTGAA
Above is a window of Faecalispora anaeroviscerum DNA encoding:
- a CDS encoding response regulator transcription factor, with product MAAGKIMVVDDDQNICELLRLYLEKEGFHVAIANDGKKAVDLFDAENPDLILLDIMLPELDGWQVCREIRKKSQCPIIMLTAKGEVFDKVLGLELGADDYVVKPFEAKEVVARIKAVLRRVGKNGDELIKEVKFDKLSINLTNYELRVNGVQVDTPPKEMELIYHLASNPNRVFTRDQLLDEVWGFDYYGDSRTVDVHVKRLREKLEGVSEKWALKTVWGVGYKFEVKE
- a CDS encoding HAMP domain-containing sensor histidine kinase; translated protein: MKKTLFKKYLRITLLIIFVSFIFLGVVMITFISRYWQDEKRELLSKNAQSVAAVASESVIMIQDNQYMVDGKRMQAFISAFSVNIDADIFVTDKNGARLLSAYTGSGDVGDGTVSSDIMNQVMKGGYIGTGTIKGIYQQPHYIVGVPIQVTGDNGTTVTIGAVFTASNIYSLQVYRTEALRMFLIAAAVVFMLSFVMVWLFSYRLVRPLHEMSLAAHSFGEGNFSVRVPVTSNDEIGQLALAFNNMAASLASGETVRRNFIANVSHELKTPMTTIAGFIDGILDGTIPPEQQEKYLKIVSTEVKRLSRLVRTMLDLSRIDNGELKLRPGRFDLTNTILSALLSFEKAIEDKHLEVRGLEDAESLFVDGDPDMIHQVMYNLIENAVKFTNEGGYIEIHVEDKADRNLVRVKNSGAGIPADEVDMIFERFYKTDKSRSYDKNGMGLGLYIVRTIIGLHGGEIAVASVENEYCEFQFWLPKNKEKQIKAEAEDALFKELPKDKKEPKG
- a CDS encoding trypsin-like peptidase domain-containing protein, translating into MDDFQWKKPDGLGETDEAERPREPKPDASEGLYPQGEVHSESAAEEENNPPQGSLPNLERTDSELPGDDLSRESGSDTADSASNEENQSAENREPDTDGVAAGSEDAPAESPVAGVDSKIPEEPQENPAPEQENSVPGQRVPPYGPYGSAQSGEQQSPPPGQWVPPYSPYGSAQNGEQQNPTPGQPPQYPYGVPPNGWQQYPGYPPYPPYGYPPYPPQGQQPPFGYQPPRVYAPYGQGVGGEPFRQPEYTPKPPKSRGYRLFVGALATLTVIFVLGFFSFSVYTALLPEQNGSSSSSEQPEEPSEAPPESGSSSQSTDDAEPAPTGTLADPGFAGLKITSTASGGERTAKDIYAKVSPSIIGVVCETQEGTSSGSGIICRADGYIITNSHVITDSKSHLKLRVILHDNSQYNAAVVGFDKTTDLAVLKIEAKNLPVATFGDSDALAVGDWVLAIGNPGGMTFASSLTRGVVSGLNRSVGYSDKANMTYIQTDTAISPGASGGALLNLYGQVVGVNTSKLVAEGYEGMGFSIPIARAKSIVDNLIQNGYVSGRARLGIGANEVTSLQQQLGWPQGVIIVAIDSESAFQGTEAKVNDIITKVDGTSISTMTELYQKLGLHKPGDTMKMTIYRPGAIGQQGKSFEVTVTLLADNGETQQSVK